The Budorcas taxicolor isolate Tak-1 chromosome 5, Takin1.1, whole genome shotgun sequence genome includes a window with the following:
- the ASB8 gene encoding ankyrin repeat and SOCS box protein 8 has translation MSSSMWYIMQSIQSKYSLSERLIRTIAAIRSFPHDNVEDLIRGGADVNCTHGTLKPLHCACMVSDADCVELLLEKGAEVNALDGYNRTALHYAAEKDEACVEVLLEYGANPNALDGNRDTPLHWAAFKNNAECVRALLESGASVNALDYNNDTPLSWAAMKGNLESVSILLDYGAEVRVINLKGQTPISRLVALLVRGLGTEKEDSCFELLHRAVGHFELRKNGTMPREVAKDQQLCEKLTVLCSAPGTLKTLSRYAVRRSLGLQYLPDAVKGLPLPASLKEYLLLVE, from the exons ATGAGTTCCAGTATGTGGTATATTATGCAGAGCATTCAGAGCAAATACTCTCTCTCAGAGCGCTTAATCCGAACAATCGCTGCCATTCGCTCCTTCCCACACGACAATGTAGAGGACCTCATCAGAGGG GGAGCAGATGTGAACTGTACCCACGGCACGCTGAAGCCCTTGCACTGTGCCTGCATGGTGTCCGATGCGGACTGTGTGGAGTTACTGCTGGAAAAGGGAGCTGAG GTGAATGCCCTGGATGGTTACAACCGAACAGCCCTCCACTATGCAGCTGAGAAAGATGAGGCTTGTGTGGAGGTCCTGTTGGAGTATGGTGCAAACCCCAACGCACTGGATGGTAACCGAGACACCCCACTTCACTGGGCAGCCTTTAAGAACAATGCTGAGTGTGTGCGGGCCCTGCTAGAGAGCGGGGCCTCTGTCAATGCCCTGGATTACAACAATGACACCCCGCTCAGCTGGGCTGCCATGAAGGGAAATCTTGAGAGCGTCAGCATCCTTCTTGATTACGGTGCAGAGGTCAGAGTCATCAACCTAAAAGGCCAGACGCCCATCTCCCGCCTGGTGGCTCTGCTAGTCAGGGGGCTTGGGACAGAGAAAGAGGACTCTTGCTTTGAGCTCCTCCACAGAGCTGTTGGACACTTTGAATTAAGGAAAAATGGCACCATGCCACGAGAAGTGGCCAAAGACCAGCAGCTGTGTGAAAAGCTGACTGTTCTGTGCTCAGCCCCAGGGACTCTAAAAACACTCTCTCGCTATGCTGTGCGCCGGAGCCTGGGACTCCAGTATCTGCCGGATGCCGTCAAGGGCCTTCCTCTGCCAGCTTCTCTGAAGGAATACCTGTTACTCGTAGAATAG
- the PFKM gene encoding ATP-dependent 6-phosphofructokinase, muscle type, which translates to MTHEEHHEAKTLGIGKAIAVLTSGGDAQGMNAAVRAVVRVGIYTGARVFFVHEGYQGLVDGGDNIREATWESVSMMLQLGGTVIGSARCKDFREREGRLRAAHNLVKRGITNLCVIGGDGSLTGADTFRSEWSDLLSDLQKSGKITAEEATKSSYLNIVGLVGSIDNDFCGTDMTIGTDSALHRIIEIVDAITTTAQSHQRTFVLEVMGRHCGYLALVTSLSCGADWVFIPECPPDDDWEEHLCRRLSETRNRGSRLNIIIVAEGAIDKHGKPITSEDIKNLVVKRLGYDTRVTVLGHVQRGGTPSAFDRILGSRMGVEAVMALLEGTPDTPACVVSLSGNQAVRLPLMECVQVTKDVTRAMDERRFDEAMKLRGRSFMNNWEVYKLLAHVRPPKSKSGLHTVAVMNVGAPAAGMNAAVRSTVRIGLIQGNRVLVVHDGFEGLAKGQIEEVGWSYVGGWTGQGGSKLGTKRTLPKKSFEQISANITKFNIQGLVIIGGFEAYTGGLELMEGRKQYDELCIPFVVIPATVSNNVPGSDFSVGADTALNTICMTCDRIKQSAAGTKRRVFIIETMGGYCGYLATMAGLAAGADAAYIFEEPFTIRDLQVNVEHLVQKMKTTVKRGLVLRNEKCNENYTTDFIFNLYSEEGKGIFDSRKNVLGHMQQGGSPTPFDRNFATKMGAKAMNWMSGKIKESYRNGRIFANTPDSGCVLGMRKRALVFQPVTELQEQTDFEHRIPKEQWWLKLRPILKILAKYEIDLDTSEHAHLEHITRKRSGEANI; encoded by the exons ATGACCCATGAAGAGCACCATGAAGCCAAAACCCTGGGAATCGGCAAAGCCATCGCCGTGTTAACCTCTGGTGGTGATGCCCAAG GTATGAATGCTGCTGTCAGGGCTGTGGTTCGTGTTGGCATCTATACTGGTGCCCGTGTCTTCTTTGTCCATGAG GGTTATCAAGGCCTGGTAGATGGTGGAGATAACATCCGGGAAGCCACATGGGAGAGCGTCTCGATGATGCTTCAGCTG GGAGGCACAGTGATAGGAAGCGCCCGGTGCAAGGACTTTCGGGAACGGGAAGGCCGGCTCCGAGCTGCCCACAACCTGGTGAAGCGTGGGATCACCAACCTGTGTGTCATTGGGGGAGACGGCAGCCTCACTGGGGCCGACACCTTCCGCTCTGAGTGGAGTGACTTGTTGAGTGACCTGCAGAAATCAG GAAAGATCACAGCAGAGGAGGCTACCAAGTCCAGCTACCTGAACATTGTGGGCCTGGTTGGCTCAATTGACAATGACTTCTGTGGCACTGATATGACCATTGGCACCGACTCTGCCCTGCACCGGATCATAGAGATTGTAGATGCCATCACTACTACTGCTCAGAG CCACCAGAGGACCTTTGTGTTGGAGGTGATGGGCCGGCACTGTGG ATACCTGGCCCTTGTCACTTCCCTCTCCTGTGGGGCCGACTGGGTCTTCATTCCCGAGTGTCCACCAGATGACGACTGGGAGGAACACCTCTGTCGTCGGCTCAGCGAG ACAAGGAACCGTGGTTCTCGTCTCAACATCATCATCGTAGCTGAGGGTGCGATTGACAAGCATGGGAAACCAATCACCTCTGAAGACATAAAAAAT CTGGTGGTTAAGCGTCTGGGATATGACACCCGGGTCACTGTCTTGGGGCATGTGCAGCGGGGTGGGACACCGTCAGCCTTTGACAGAATCCTG GGCAGCAGGATGGGTGTGGAAGCAGTAATGGCGCTTTTGGAGGGGACCCCGGACACCCCAGCCTGTGTGGTGAGCCTCTCTGGTAACCAGGCTGTGCGCCTGCCCCTCATGGAGTGTGTGCAGGTG ACCAAGGACGTGACCAGGGCCATGGATGAGAGGCGATTCGATGAAGCCATGAAGTTGAGGGGCCG GAGCTTCATGAACAACTGGGAGGTATACAAGCTTCTGGCTCACGTCAGACCCCCAAAGTCTAAG AGTGGCTTGCACACGGTGGCCGTGATGAACGTGGGCGCGCCGGCCGCGGGCATGAACGCCGCCGTTCGCTCCACTGTGAGAATCGGCCTCATCCAGGGCAACCGAGTGCTGGTGGTGCACGATGGCTTCGAGGGCCTGGCCAAGGGCCAG ATCGAGGAAGTTGGATGGAGCTACGTTGGGGGCTGGACTGGCCAAGGTGGTTCTAAACTTGGGACTAAAAG GACTCTACCAAAGAAGAGCTTTGAACAGATCAGTGCCAACATCACGAAGTTTAATATTCAGGGCCTTGTCATCATCGGGGGCTTTGAG GCGTACACGGGAGGCCTGGAGCTGATGGAGGGCAGGAAGCAGTATGATGAGCTCTGCATCCCCTTCGTGGTCATCCCTGCCACGGTCTCCAACAATGTGCCCGGCTCGGACTTCAGCGTGGGGGCTGACACTGCCCTCAACACCATCTGCATG ACGTGTGACCGCATCAAGCAGTCAGCGGCAGGCACCAAGCGCCGTGTGTTTATCATTGAAACGATGGGCGGCTACTGTGGCTACCTGGCCACCATGGCAGGCCTGGCAGCCGGGGCTGATGCTGCGTATATTTTTGAGGAGCCCTTCACCATTCGAGACCTGCAG gTGAATGTGGAGCATCTGGTGCAAAAGATGAAAACAACTGTGAAGAGGGGCCTGGTGTTAAG GAACGAGAAGTGCAATGAGAACTACACCACTGACTTCATCTTCAACCTGTACTCTGAGGAGGGGAAAGGCATCTTCGACAGCAGGAAGAACGTGCTGGGCCACATGCAGCAG GGTGGGAGCCCAACTCCATTCGATAGGAATTTTGCCACCAAGATGGGTGCAAAGGCTATGAACTGGATGTCAGGGAAAATCAAAGAGAGTTACCGTAACG GGCGGATCTTTGCCAATACCCCAGACTCGGGCTGTGTTCTGGGGATGCGTAAGAGGGCCCTGGTCTTCCAACCAGTGACTGAGTTGCAGGAACAGACGGATTTTGA GCACCGCATCCCCAAGGAGCAGTGGTGGCTGAAGCTGAGGCCCATCCTCAAGATCCTCGCCAAGTACGAGATTGACTTGGATACCTCAGAGCACGCCCACCTGGAGCACATCACTCGGAAGCGGTCCGGAGAAGCTAACATCTAG